The proteins below are encoded in one region of Nilaparvata lugens isolate BPH chromosome X, ASM1435652v1, whole genome shotgun sequence:
- the LOC120354810 gene encoding ubiquitin carboxyl-terminal hydrolase 20-like: MTPYVHSDCQSEVKTYDLMATICHKGDSLNSGHYICYALNDAEKNWIEYDDERVTKVTDDKVASCEAYLLFYRKRDSPATREMREGAFKTADEQAPTMYALSKLWLSKFENFVEPGAVENGDLFCSHAPCVYKDHEEMSVQVTASSWHTIFQKFGGGPVCPLDSLVECEMCGNKMKDYQSESSDYESSYDNYDFYDSTEFTDSTKGD; encoded by the exons ATGACACCTTATGTTCATTCTG ACTGCCAGTCGGAAGTTAAAACATACGACCTTATGGCAACTATTTGCCATAAAGGCGACAGCTTGAATAGTGGACATTACATCTGCTATGCACTAAATGACGCTGAAAAAAACTGGATAGAATATGATGACGAACGTGTGACAAAGGTCACAGATGACAAGGTTGCTTCATGTGAAGCATACCTATTGTTCTATAG gaaacgtgacaGCCCAGCAACCCGAGAAATGAGGGAGGGGGCCTTCAAAACTGCCGATGAACAAGCTCCAACTATGTATGCGCTTTCCAAACTATGGCTgagcaaatttgaaaatttcgtcGAGCCCGGCGCAGTTGAGAACGGCGATCTATTTTGCTCGCATGCCCCCTGCGTCTACAAGGACCATGAAGAAATGTCTGTACAAGTTACAGCATCATCATGGCAcactatttttcaaaa GTTTGGAGGTGGCCCCGTTTGCCCGCTGGATTCTTTAGTGGAATGCGAGATGTGcggaaataaaatgaaagacTATCAGTCAGA GAGCAGCGATTATGAGTCTAGCTATGATAACTATGATTTCTATGATAGCACTGAATTCACTGATAGCACCAAAGGAGACTAG